One window from the genome of Eucalyptus grandis isolate ANBG69807.140 chromosome 7, ASM1654582v1, whole genome shotgun sequence encodes:
- the LOC120295955 gene encoding protein PELPK2-like, whose translation MANYHRFVHILGLFVLALSLMIGENSVEARQLLELALPEVPELPKPELPHLPDIPSLPKPELPSLPKVELPSVPELPKPELPTIPKPNYEEVPQAPKPELPHLPDIVSLPKPELPEVPKVPKPKLPHLPDIPSLPKRIAIFAKVELPSVPELPKPELPTIPKQNYTKCLEPPKPEMPHLPDIVSCPSRNCSKCLDYLSPNCLTFRHFEPTQARITIFAKS comes from the coding sequence ATGGCAAACTATCACAGGTTTGTGCACATTTTGGGATTGTTTGTCCTTGCTCTGTCCTTGATGATCGGCGAGAATTCTGTTGAAGCTCGCCAACTTTTGGAGTTAGCATTGCCTGAAGTGCCTGAATTACCTAAGCCTGAATTGCCTCACCTTCCCGACATTCCGAGCCTACCCAAGCCAGAATTGCCATCTTTGCCAAAAGTTGAATTGCCGTCGGTTCCCGAACTTCCAAAGCCTGAATTACCAACAATACCAAAGCCGAATTACGAGGAAGTGCCTCAGGCGCCCAAACCCGAATTGCCTCATCTTCCCGACATTGTGAGCTTGCCCAAGCCAGAATTGCCTGAAGTGCCTAAAGTGCCTAAGCCCAAATTGCCTCACCTTCCCGACATTCCGAGCCTACCCAAGCGAATTGCCATCTTTGCCAAAGTTGAATTGCCGTCGGTTCCCGAACTTCCAAAGCCTGAATTACCAACAATACCGAAGCAGAATTACACTAAGTGCCTCGAACCGCCTAAACCTGAAATGCCTCATCTTCCCGACATTGTGAGCTGCCCAAGCCGTAATTGCTCGAAGTGCCTCGATTACCTAAGCCCGAATTGCCTCACCTTCCGACATTTCGAGCCTACCCAAGCCAGAATTACCATCTTTGCCAAAAGTTGA
- the LOC120295954 gene encoding pentatricopeptide repeat-containing protein At2g36240-like, which produces MKEKGCSPDVVSFNTLIRGFFRERKFEDAIAMAYEMIELGCQLSSVTCEILVDGLCTEDGNIPSLIACTTLVEGLRKQKKREDALALMENMLKEGIVPDIVTFNCLLEDLSDIGKTVEANKLRLLAQSKGLEPDGRMYRILVSGFTRERKRKEGQILMVEDNVLPGSEQNRYWYVHKTTSGKERKLRIELYEL; this is translated from the exons atgaaggagaagGGTTGCAGCCCAGATGTGGTCAGTTTCAATACTTTGATCAGGGGGTTTTTTCGGGAGAGGAAGTTTGAGGATGCGATCGCAATGGCTTATGAGATGATCGAACTGGGGTGCCAGTTGTCGAGTGTGACTTGTGAGATTTTGGTCGATGGCCTCTGTACGGAAG ACGGAAATATTCCAAGCTTGATTGCTTGTACTACTTTGGTGGAAGGGTTGAGGAagcagaagaaaagggaagatgcACTTGCTTTGATGGAAAATATGCTTAAAGAAGGTATTGTACCAGACATTGTGACGTTTAATTGTTTGCTTGAGGATCTTTCTGATATAGGGAAGACTGTGGAAGCAAACAAATTGAGGTTGTTGGCGCAAAGCAAGGGTTTGGAACCAGATGGCAGGATGTACAGGATTCTGGTATCTGGTTttacaagagaaagaaagagaaaggagggCCAGATTCTG ATGGTTGAGGACAATGTACTGCCTGGGAGCGAACAGAACAGATACTGGTACGTGCACAAAACAACGAGTGGAAAGGAACGGAAACTTCGCATTGAGTTGTACGAATTGTAA
- the LOC104452916 gene encoding LOW QUALITY PROTEIN: pentatricopeptide repeat-containing protein At2g36240 (The sequence of the model RefSeq protein was modified relative to this genomic sequence to represent the inferred CDS: inserted 1 base in 1 codon) encodes MSLIRRLTPSFAGHTQENHRLLSPSSSSVFHGAFSTASQSLDDAHTKDGNMRVKPPSKNLPQIVKPTHRPLQPSSSPPPSLLSDLKLPSLSPLPTLTLSITNHDNLMNFLKSKLSXPLTPRSLLHFLKCKLHPNPHLTLYDFYIFSWASMIDSYRHDHSTFEWMACTLAISSRFAQLNSLLQFMASNPCPCSDGIFSCPRTEPIFQFSIEAYCRAQKLEEAVIAFESMEKMIDGRPSAVSYNALIHGFVKWGDHARALAIYDQMIRNRVKPNVITFNILISSYCRSSQFGLALEVFKEMKEKGCSPDVVSFNTLIRGFFRERKFEDAIAMAYEMIELGCQLSSVTCEILVDGLCREGKVAEACELLIGFSSKRVLPEEYDYFGLVEALCSSGNSHRALDVVTDLWKTGNIPSLIACTTLVEGLRKQKKREEALALMENMLKEGIVPDIVTFNCLLEDLSDIGKTVEANKLRLLAQSKGLEPDGMMYRVLVSGFTRERKRKEGEILVDEMLDKDFIPDLATYNRLIDGLSNSKITSRKKG; translated from the exons atgTCGTTGATTAGGCGCCTAACTCCATCCTTTGCTGGTCACACTCAAGAGAACCATAGGCTTTTgagcccttcttcttcttcagtgttTCATGGAGCCTTTTCTACTGCATCGCAGTCTCTAGATGATGCACACACAAAGGATGGTAACATGCGG GTGAAGCCACCATCGAAGAATCTCCCTCAAATTGTAAAACCCACCCACAGACCTCTTCAACCATCTTCTTCACcacctccctctcttctctcagACCTCAAGCTGCCCTCTCTATCTCCATTACCAACCCTGACTCTCTCTATAACCAATCATGATAATCTGATGAACTTTCTTAAGTCCAAACTCT TTCCTCTCACACCCAGGAGTCTCCTCCACTTCCTCAAGTGCAAACTCCACCCCAACCCTCATTTGACCCTCTATGACTTTTATATATTCAGTTGGGCCTCCATGATTGACTCCTATCGCCATGACCACTCAACATTTGAGTGGATGGCTTGCACTCTCGCTATTTCAAGCCGTTTCGCGCAACTCAATTCACTTCTCCAGTTCATGGCCTCAAACCCTTGCCCTTGCTCTGATGGAATTTTCTCATGCCCCAGGACAGAGCCAATCTTTCAATTCTCAATAGAAGCTTATTGCAGAGCTCAGAAACTAGAGGAAGCAGTGATTGCTTTTGAGAGTATGGAGAAGATGATTGATGGCAGGCCGAGTGCGGTGAGTTATAATGCTTTGATTCATGGATTTGTGAAATGGGGTGACCATGCCAGGGCTTTGGCCATCTATGATCAAATGATAAGGAACAGAGTCAAGCCTAATGTGATAACCTTTAATATCTTGATTAGTAGTTATTGTAGAAGTTCACAGTTTGGATTGGCTTTGGAGGtgtttaaggagatgaaggagaagGGTTGCAGCCCAGATGTGGTCAGTTTCAATACTTTGATCAGGGGGTTTTTTCGGGAGAGGAAGTTTGAGGATGCGATCGCAATGGCTTATGAGATGATCGAACTGGGGTGCCAGTTGTCGAGTGTGACTTGTGAGATTTTGGTCGATGGCCTATGTAGGGAAGGTAAAGTGGCTGAGGCATGTGAATTGCTGATTGGTTTTTCAAGTAAAAGAGTGTTGCCTGAGGAGTATGATTATTTTGGCCTTGTGGAAGCTTTGTGCAGTTCAGGCAATTCTCATAGAGCACTTGATGTTGTTACTGATCTGTGGAAGACGGGGAATATTCCAAGCTTGATTGCTTGTACTACTTTGGTGGAAGGATTGAGGAagcagaagaaaagggaagaagcaCTTGCTTTGATGGAAAATATGCTTAAAGAAGGTATTGTACCAGACATTGTGACGTTTAATTGTTTGCTTGAGGATCTTTCTGATATAGGGAAGACTGTGGAAGCAAACAAATTGAGGTTGTTGGCGCAAAGCAAGGGTTTGGAACCAGATGGCATGATGTACAGGGTTCTGGTATCTGGTTttacaagagaaagaaagagaaaggagggCGAGATTCTGGTAGATGAGATGTTAGACAAGGACTTTATACCTGATCTTGCAACGTACAATAGATTGATTGATGGACTTTCAAACTCAAAAATTACTTCTAGGAAGAAAGGTTGA
- the LOC104452913 gene encoding protein PELPK1, protein MSLPKPELPEVPELPKPELPHLPNIPSLPKPELPSLPKVELPSIPELPKPELPTIPKPELPEVPELPKPELPHLPDIVSLPKPELPSLPKAELPPLPELPKPELPSLPKVELPSLPELPKPELPAISKPELPKVPELPHLLDFPKPTLPVVPTIPKDMSVSTTTP, encoded by the coding sequence ATGAGCCTGCCCAAGCCAGAATTGCCTGAAGTGCCTGAATTACCTAAGCCGGAATTGCCTCACCTTCCCAACATTCCGAGCCTACCCAAGCCAGAATTGCCATCTTTGCCAAAAGTTGAATTGCCGTCGATTCCTGAACTTCCAAAGCCAGAATTACCAACAATACCGAAGCCAGAATTACCAGAAGTGCCTGAACTGCCCAAACCCGAATTGCCTCATCTTCCTGACATTGTGAGCCTGCCTAAGCCAGAATTGCCATCTCTGCCAAAAGCCGAATTGCCGCCGCTCCCTGAACTGCCGAAGCCTGAATTGCCATCTTTGCCAAAAGTTGAATTGCCGTCGCTTCCTGAATTGCCCAAGCCAGAATTACCAGCAATATCGAAGCCAGAATTACCAAAAGTGCCCGAACTACCTCATCTCCTCGATTTCCCTAAGCCAACACTACCGGTCGTTCCCACAATTCCGAAAGACATGTCTGTTTCCACTACTACTCCTTGA
- the LOC104452912 gene encoding protein PELPK1, whose product MANYHRFVHILGLFVLALSLMIGENSVEARQLLELALPEVPELPKPELPHLPDIPSLPKPELPSLPKVELPSVPELPKPELPTIPKPELPEVPELPKPELPHLPDIVSLPKPELPEVPEVPEVPELPKPELPHLHDIPSLPKPELPSLPKVELPSVPKLPKPELPTIPKP is encoded by the coding sequence ATGGCAAACTATCACAGGTTTGTGCACATTTTGGGATTGTTTGTCCTTGCTCTGTCCTTGATGATCGGCGAGAATTCTGTTGAAGCTCGCCAACTTTTGGAGTTAGCATTGCCTGAAGTGCCTGAATTACCTAAGCCTGAATTGCCTCACCTTCCCGACATTCCGAGCCTACCCAAGCCAGAATTGCCATCTTTGCCAAAAGTTGAATTGCCGTCGGTTCCTGAACTTCCAAAGCCTGAATTACCAACAATACCAAAGCCAGAATTACCAGAAGTGCCTGAACTGCCCAAACCCGAATTGCCTCATCTTCCTGACATTGTGAGCTTGCCCAAGCCAGAATTGCCTGAAGTGCCTGAAGTGCCTGAAGTGCCTGAATTACCTAAGCCCGAATTGCCTCACCTTCACGACATTCCGAGCCTACCCAAGCCAGAATTGCCATCTTTGCCAAAAGTTGAATTGCCATCGGTTCCTAAACTTCCAAAGCCTGAATTACCAACAATACCAAAGCCATAA
- the LOC120295956 gene encoding pentatricopeptide repeat-containing protein At2g36240-like: MKEKGCSPDVVSFNTLIRGFFRERKFEDAITMAYEMIELGCQLSSVTCEILVDGLCTEGKVAEACELLIGFQTGNIPSLIACTTLVEGLRKQKKREDALALMENMLKEGIVPDIVTFNCLLEDLSDIGKTLEANKLRLKARVWNQMAMYRILEAMAIRLLAKMAIQALAVQGVAAIRLLVEMAIPA, translated from the exons atgaaggagaagGGTTGCAGCCCAGATGTGGTCAGTTTCAATACTTTGATCAGGGGGTTTTTTCGGGAGAGGAAGTTTGAGGATGCGATCACAATGGCTTATGAGATGATCGAACTGGGGTGCCAGTTGTCGAGTGTGACTTGTGAGATTTTGGTCGATGGCCTCTGTACGGAAGGTAAAGTGGCTGAGGCATGTGAATTGCTGATTGGTTTTCAA ACGGGAAATATTCCAAGCTTGATTGCTTGTACTACTTTGGTGGAAGGGTTGAGGAagcagaagaaaagggaagatgcACTTGCTTTGATGGAAAATATGCTTAAAGAAGGTATTGTACCAGACATTGTGACGTTTAATTGTTTGCTTGAGGATCTTTCTGATATAGGGAAGACTTTGGAAGCAAACAAATTGAGGTTGAAAGCAAGGGTTTGGAACCAGATGGCAATGTACAGGATTCTG GAAGCGATGGCAATTCGACTTTTGGCAAAGATGGCGATTCAGGCTTTGGCAGTTCAGGGAGTGGCGGCAATTCGGCTTTTGGTAGAGATGGCAATTCCGGCTTAG